The following proteins come from a genomic window of Vibrio vulnificus NBRC 15645 = ATCC 27562:
- a CDS encoding DUF2986 domain-containing protein — protein MNRKKKINQILKSKQKKQNAKLHKSNKPRYISKAERAKLDESEKLDAMENSADAENSAEAETLNATE, from the coding sequence ATGAACCGCAAAAAGAAAATCAATCAAATCTTAAAATCTAAGCAGAAAAAGCAAAACGCCAAACTGCACAAAAGCAACAAGCCTCGCTATATTTCCAAAGCAGAGCGCGCCAAGCTAGACGAGAGCGAAAAGTTAGACGCAATGGAAAATAGCGCTGATGCAGAGAACTCAGCCGAGGCTGAAACGCTTAACGCAACAGAATAG